One Elusimicrobiota bacterium genomic region harbors:
- a CDS encoding response regulator: MVDKKHKILVVDDEESVLVYLKEGLEIENYEVLTAKNGERAIELTKESNPDLIIVDIIMPKMNGYEMCKILKEKNNIRFLPIIMMTADRNTKGLVKGLGAGADEFIVKPFEIIEISARIKAMLRIKSLSDDLSEMNKNLETKVDDKTKEIQTMYMETVRALATAIYAKDSYTFSHCDDVAKNAVIIAKAMGLNQIEIEEIDRAAQLHDLGKISIPDEILRKTEKLTSKDWEEIKKHPSKSTEILKPLKFLSNVINIIEQHHEKYGGGGYPLGKKEKEIPLGARILAVADTYDAMLSDRPYRKALTKQKAIEELEKNSGTQFDPEVVNTFLKIIKK; this comes from the coding sequence ATGGTAGATAAAAAACATAAAATTCTTGTTGTAGATGATGAAGAAAGTGTGCTCGTATATTTAAAAGAAGGTTTGGAAATAGAAAACTACGAGGTTCTTACTGCTAAAAATGGAGAGCGGGCTATAGAACTGACAAAGGAATCTAACCCTGATTTAATAATAGTTGATATTATAATGCCTAAAATGAACGGGTATGAAATGTGTAAAATATTAAAAGAAAAAAACAATATCAGGTTTTTACCGATAATTATGATGACAGCAGATAGGAATACTAAAGGATTGGTAAAAGGGTTGGGTGCAGGAGCCGACGAGTTTATCGTCAAGCCGTTTGAAATTATAGAAATATCAGCCCGTATAAAAGCAATGCTTCGTATAAAATCGCTTTCAGATGACTTATCGGAAATGAATAAAAATTTAGAGACTAAGGTTGATGATAAGACAAAAGAAATTCAGACCATGTATATGGAAACTGTCCGGGCATTAGCAACTGCGATTTATGCTAAAGATAGTTATACCTTTAGCCATTGCGATGATGTCGCTAAGAACGCGGTAATTATTGCTAAAGCAATGGGGCTTAATCAAATTGAAATAGAAGAAATAGACCGTGCAGCACAGCTTCATGATTTAGGTAAGATATCTATCCCGGATGAAATTCTCAGAAAAACAGAAAAATTAACATCTAAAGATTGGGAAGAAATCAAAAAACATCCGTCAAAAAGTACGGAAATATTGAAACCGTTAAAATTTCTAAGTAATGTAATTAATATAATTGAACAACATCATGAAAAATACGGCGGCGGCGGGTATCCTTTAGGAAAAAAAGAAAAAGAAATACCTTTAGGGGCAAGGATACTGGCAGTTGCAGATACATATGATGCAATGCTTAGTGACAGGCCATACCGGAAAGCATTAACAAAACAAAAAGCGATAGAAGAATTAGAAAAAAACAGCGGAACACAATTTGACCCGGAAGTAGTAAATACCTTTCTGAAAATAATAAAAAAATAA
- a CDS encoding PorV/PorQ family protein, translating to MSKKILNLILIFSLSYCLHAEGAGSTAAQFLEIQPGARASALGNAYVSLTDDGNSLYWNQSGLASITNSQVNLMHMLYFQNINYDYLAYSIPLRNIGVLSIGGLGLYTNGIDKTTEDSGGDFVDVAGDYNILQTAIMLGMGRKINNRLYAGVGIKLINEKIDTEKDSGVAFDIGSQYQIIVDKLRAGFVVQNLGNKIAGASLPASVKAGFDYKILNNLTTALECDYLFENSFSFGVGAEYILKDLIPIRIGYNTSAETGKLSKLSAGTGINLKKKIEIDYAFVPYGDIGTTHRLELTYRFDSKKTKEKNFDAKIDTMKEIPAAIYNVITERNIPVINIKMKNTSEDNKKFKIVYNIGIKKEKEEMEIDIAGGATRETKIIPTLTQEDIQTVTVMPTPSIISVEISQLTSEGNIQASRKEKFPVILLPFDQFTPQVVDANSKTYDMMNTLASWVTFNDRSLNEVISKASEKGATMNPPVKIVGFQPPNIFTRINKDYRSIEEKDKDYLSQIKLMYDTLKDDYKLTYVNNPIAYKNTQRIKLPGDTLKNKGNCIELAVLFASLLEGIEVEPILVILIKDSHATVGWRVSGDGKDIYNLLETNMFGEDFEKAISKGKLLAKNNDLQNEFANGIPFNEDGVYKKDDNVIIFDVKKIRAKVPPSPYIPR from the coding sequence ATGTCTAAAAAAATATTAAACTTGATTCTAATATTTTCACTTTCTTACTGCCTTCATGCAGAAGGAGCGGGGTCCACTGCTGCCCAGTTTCTTGAAATTCAGCCCGGTGCAAGAGCATCAGCGTTAGGGAATGCATATGTATCATTAACAGATGACGGTAACAGCTTATACTGGAACCAGTCAGGGTTAGCGAGTATAACTAATTCGCAAGTAAACTTAATGCATATGTTATATTTTCAAAACATAAATTATGATTATTTGGCTTATAGTATACCGTTACGAAATATAGGAGTATTAAGTATAGGTGGCTTAGGGTTATATACTAATGGAATAGATAAGACAACAGAAGATAGCGGTGGCGATTTTGTGGATGTAGCAGGAGATTACAACATATTACAGACCGCAATAATGCTTGGTATGGGTAGAAAAATAAACAATAGATTATATGCTGGTGTAGGAATAAAACTGATAAACGAAAAAATAGATACGGAAAAAGATTCAGGCGTTGCATTTGATATAGGCAGTCAATATCAAATAATAGTGGATAAGCTAAGAGCGGGATTCGTGGTCCAAAACCTTGGTAACAAGATAGCCGGTGCGTCACTACCTGCATCTGTCAAAGCGGGGTTTGATTATAAGATACTAAATAATCTTACAACAGCATTAGAATGCGATTATTTGTTTGAAAACAGTTTTTCATTTGGAGTAGGTGCTGAATATATATTAAAAGACTTAATACCGATAAGAATAGGATATAACACCAGTGCTGAAACCGGTAAATTAAGTAAACTGAGTGCCGGGACAGGTATAAATTTAAAAAAGAAGATAGAAATAGATTATGCATTTGTTCCGTATGGTGACATAGGTACTACACACAGGCTTGAGCTGACTTACAGATTTGATAGTAAAAAAACAAAAGAAAAGAATTTTGATGCAAAGATAGATACAATGAAAGAAATACCCGCTGCAATATACAATGTGATTACAGAAAGGAATATACCTGTAATAAATATAAAGATGAAAAATACATCAGAAGACAATAAGAAATTCAAAATAGTCTACAATATAGGCATAAAGAAAGAAAAGGAAGAAATGGAGATTGATATCGCAGGTGGAGCTACACGTGAAACCAAAATAATTCCGACACTTACGCAGGAAGATATTCAAACAGTAACAGTGATGCCAACACCAAGCATAATAAGTGTAGAAATAAGCCAGTTGACAAGTGAAGGAAATATACAGGCGTCCCGGAAAGAAAAGTTCCCGGTAATACTACTGCCCTTTGACCAGTTTACACCGCAAGTAGTAGATGCAAATAGTAAAACATATGATATGATGAATACTTTAGCATCATGGGTAACATTCAACGACCGTAGTCTAAATGAAGTAATTTCTAAAGCAAGTGAGAAAGGTGCAACAATGAATCCGCCGGTAAAGATAGTAGGGTTTCAGCCGCCGAATATATTCACAAGAATAAACAAGGATTACCGTTCAATAGAAGAAAAAGATAAGGATTATTTATCTCAAATAAAACTTATGTATGATACGCTTAAAGATGACTACAAGTTGACTTATGTAAACAATCCCATAGCGTACAAAAATACACAGAGGATAAAATTGCCGGGTGATACATTAAAGAATAAAGGTAATTGTATAGAGTTAGCCGTATTGTTTGCAAGTTTGCTTGAAGGAATAGAGGTAGAACCGATATTAGTAATATTGATTAAAGACAGCCATGCAACAGTCGGTTGGAGAGTTTCAGGCGATGGCAAAGATATATATAATCTGCTTGAAACCAATATGTTTGGAGAGGATTTTGAGAAAGCAATATCAAAAGGGAAGCTATTGGCAAAAAATAACGATTTGCAGAATGAGTTTGCCAACGGTATTCCTTTTAATGAAGACGGTGTTTACAAAAAAGATGATAATGTTATAATTTTTGATGTAAAGAAAATAAGAGCAAAAGTTCCGCCAAGTCCTTATATTCCCCGCTAG
- a CDS encoding ATP-binding cassette domain-containing protein codes for MIEVKDLVKYYGTEQALSGISFSISRGEVVGFLGPNGAGKTTTLRILTGYLTPTSGQVNIFDYTLEKNPIEIKKRIGYLPESNPLYYEMNVLDYLTFIAQLRGIEKNNIKKRLSEVVQICGVKDVLKKNISDLSKGYKQRVGIAQAMIHNPDILIMDEPTSGLDPNQIIEIRDLIRRLGKEKTVILSTHVLSEVQATCDRVIIINKGKIAADGKTTEIDKFVAGNEELVVQFKGKIENVSGIFSDLPGVVELNIKNMTDMLTEIEIVSKQGDDLREKVFNRAVERRLVILEQTRTILSLEDVFRMLTQDGSNQPRVDKN; via the coding sequence ATGATTGAAGTTAAAGATTTGGTAAAATATTACGGGACTGAACAGGCGCTTTCAGGTATTAGTTTTAGTATTTCGCGGGGTGAAGTTGTCGGTTTCCTCGGTCCTAATGGTGCCGGTAAAACTACAACATTACGAATACTTACCGGTTACTTGACTCCCACTTCCGGGCAAGTGAACATTTTTGATTACACCTTAGAAAAAAATCCGATAGAAATAAAAAAAAGAATTGGTTACCTTCCAGAATCAAACCCTCTCTACTATGAAATGAATGTCCTTGATTACCTTACATTTATTGCACAACTGCGCGGTATAGAAAAAAATAACATTAAAAAAAGACTTAGTGAAGTTGTTCAGATCTGCGGTGTCAAAGATGTTTTAAAAAAGAATATTTCTGATTTATCCAAAGGATACAAGCAAAGGGTCGGGATAGCCCAGGCAATGATTCATAATCCGGATATATTGATTATGGATGAACCTACTTCAGGTCTTGACCCCAACCAGATAATAGAAATAAGAGACCTTATCAGGCGGCTTGGAAAGGAAAAAACAGTAATTTTATCCACGCATGTTTTATCCGAAGTTCAGGCTACTTGCGACAGGGTTATAATTATAAATAAAGGAAAAATTGCAGCCGATGGTAAAACAACCGAAATAGACAAATTTGTTGCAGGCAACGAGGAACTGGTGGTTCAATTTAAAGGAAAGATAGAAAATGTTTCCGGTATATTTTCCGATTTACCGGGTGTTGTTGAGCTAAATATTAAGAACATGACTGATATGCTGACTGAAATAGAAATAGTATCAAAACAAGGCGATGATTTAAGGGAAAAAGTTTTTAATAGAGCGGTTGAAAGGAGACTTGTAATACTGGAACAAACAAGGACAATACTTTCATTAGAAGATGTTTTCAGAATGCTTACTCAAGACGGGTCTAATCAACCTCGTGTTGATAAAAATTAA